From a region of the Bradyrhizobium sp. KBS0727 genome:
- a CDS encoding LysR family transcriptional regulator gives MASDPGTPTLDQLRVFLTVVDVGSFAGAARKLNRATSVISYSISNLEAQLGVTLFDRESTRKPQLTEPGRTVLAEARTVSNGIDGLRARVKGLLQGLEPEVHLALDVMLPTARIVDALKAFRTEFPTVTLRLHMEALGGVTQLLLDRVATIGVSGPLPGDAGVAGIERIGVGNVVLIPVASPDHPLARAGKNKPGAGRDHVQLVLTDRSPLTGKTDFAVASPRTWRLADLGSKHMLLKVGIGWGNMPVPMVQEDIDSGRLVHLDLPDTKGGIYSLEAIYRADTPPGPAAAWLIARFQSQVPNATITAKPNRKPAKKSGKPKKKGGRTKS, from the coding sequence ATGGCTTCAGATCCGGGCACGCCGACACTTGATCAGCTGAGAGTTTTTCTGACCGTCGTCGATGTCGGCAGCTTCGCGGGAGCCGCTCGAAAGCTCAACCGCGCGACTTCGGTGATCAGCTACTCGATCTCCAATCTCGAGGCGCAACTCGGCGTCACCCTGTTCGACCGCGAATCGACCAGGAAGCCTCAATTGACCGAGCCCGGTCGCACGGTGCTTGCGGAGGCTCGAACGGTTTCCAACGGAATTGACGGGCTTCGGGCCAGGGTGAAGGGCCTGCTTCAGGGTCTCGAGCCCGAAGTCCATCTCGCGCTTGATGTGATGCTGCCAACCGCGCGCATCGTCGATGCATTGAAGGCGTTCCGTACCGAGTTTCCGACTGTCACGCTACGCCTGCACATGGAGGCGTTGGGCGGGGTAACTCAACTGCTGCTCGATCGGGTCGCGACGATCGGCGTCAGCGGACCGCTGCCCGGCGACGCGGGCGTGGCCGGCATCGAGCGCATCGGCGTCGGCAACGTCGTTCTGATCCCCGTCGCCTCGCCAGATCACCCGCTGGCACGCGCTGGCAAAAACAAGCCTGGAGCAGGGCGGGATCATGTTCAGCTCGTATTGACGGACCGTTCGCCCCTCACAGGCAAGACCGACTTCGCCGTGGCCAGTCCGCGCACCTGGCGTCTCGCCGACCTCGGATCCAAGCATATGCTGCTGAAGGTGGGCATTGGCTGGGGCAACATGCCGGTACCGATGGTGCAGGAAGATATCGATTCAGGACGATTGGTTCACCTCGACTTGCCCGACACCAAGGGAGGCATCTATAGCCTCGAGGCCATCTATCGGGCCGATACACCCCCTGGGCCAGCCGCTGCCTGGCTCATCGCGCGATTCCAAAGCCAGGTTCCGAATGCGACGATAACGGCAAAGCCAAACCGAAAGCCCGCCAAGAAGTCCGGTAAGCCCAAAAAGAAAGGTGGGCGTACCAAGTCGTGA
- a CDS encoding pirin family protein, with translation MTLFNSADVEQVLLPNVRDLGDGFQVRRALPSAHRRMVGPFIFLDSFGPVTFRAGEGLDSRPHPHIGLSTLTYLIDGEIVHRDSEGYVQTISPGEVNLMTAGRGIVHSERSGDLVRASGGTVFGFQSWIALPLRYEETKPGFQHLAAADIPEMEGEGATLRLIAGSLHGLRSPTRTFSDLFNADVALKDGARFAISAEHVERAVYVVSGAIEIAGQTGRFDKDQLVVFKPGAEIVLRASGAARLMVLGGEPLGEKRHIYWNFVSSNQERIAQAALDWRDRRFPGVPGETEFTPLPDARVFRAA, from the coding sequence ATGACCTTATTCAATTCAGCCGATGTCGAGCAAGTCTTGCTTCCGAACGTCCGGGATCTGGGCGACGGTTTTCAGGTGCGACGGGCGCTGCCCTCCGCGCATCGGCGGATGGTCGGTCCCTTTATCTTCCTCGACAGCTTCGGTCCGGTCACTTTCCGTGCGGGAGAAGGCCTGGACTCACGTCCCCATCCGCACATCGGCCTCTCGACGCTGACCTACCTGATCGATGGTGAGATCGTCCACCGCGACAGCGAAGGTTATGTCCAAACGATCAGCCCAGGTGAGGTCAATCTGATGACGGCCGGACGGGGCATTGTTCATTCGGAGCGAAGCGGCGATCTGGTGCGCGCAAGCGGCGGGACGGTGTTCGGCTTTCAGAGTTGGATTGCATTGCCGCTGCGGTACGAGGAGACAAAACCCGGTTTCCAGCACCTCGCCGCCGCCGATATCCCGGAGATGGAAGGTGAAGGCGCGACGCTCAGACTGATCGCGGGCTCACTGCACGGTCTCCGCTCGCCGACGCGCACGTTCTCCGATCTGTTCAATGCCGATGTCGCACTGAAAGATGGCGCGCGCTTTGCCATCAGCGCCGAGCACGTCGAGCGTGCGGTTTACGTCGTGAGCGGCGCAATCGAGATTGCAGGCCAGACCGGTCGCTTCGACAAGGATCAGTTGGTCGTGTTCAAGCCAGGCGCGGAGATCGTACTGCGCGCATCGGGGGCCGCCCGCCTCATGGTGCTCGGCGGAGAGCCGCTCGGCGAAAAGCGCCACATCTACTGGAATTTTGTCTCAAGCAACCAGGAACGCATCGCGCAGGCGGCGCTGGACTGGCGTGACCGCCGCTTTCCCGGCGTGCCGGGTGAGACCGAATTTACTCCTCTTCCCGACGCCCGCGTCTTCCGGGCGGCGTGA
- a CDS encoding NADPH-dependent F420 reductase, producing the protein MTYAIIGSGAIGTALATQFARNNIDVLVANSRGPASLADLVGRLGNNIKAASVQEAVKADIVILAVPFGSVPETVRDAAAWNGRIIVDATNAIDFPAFTPKDLGGRLSTEVVADAVAGARVVKAFNTLPAAVLAGDPAKDGGHRVVFVSGNDVAAKADVATLIKKLGFAAIDLGKLAEGRLAQFGGPLMVHNLIKHD; encoded by the coding sequence ATGACCTACGCAATCATCGGCTCCGGCGCCATCGGCACCGCGCTCGCCACTCAATTCGCCCGCAACAATATCGATGTTCTGGTTGCCAACAGCCGCGGGCCTGCATCGCTGGCCGATCTCGTCGGTCGGCTCGGCAACAATATCAAGGCCGCGTCGGTCCAGGAGGCCGTCAAGGCCGATATCGTCATCCTGGCCGTTCCGTTCGGAAGCGTGCCGGAGACCGTTCGCGACGCTGCGGCGTGGAACGGGCGCATCATCGTCGATGCGACCAATGCGATCGATTTTCCGGCCTTCACGCCGAAGGATCTCGGCGGGCGGTTGTCGACTGAAGTCGTAGCCGATGCTGTTGCCGGGGCTCGCGTCGTCAAGGCATTCAACACGCTGCCGGCCGCTGTTCTGGCCGGCGATCCGGCGAAGGACGGCGGACATCGGGTTGTGTTCGTTTCAGGTAACGATGTTGCGGCCAAAGCGGATGTCGCAACACTGATCAAAAAGCTGGGATTCGCTGCGATTGATCTCGGCAAGCTCGCAGAGGGACGGCTTGCCCAATTTGGTGGCCCGTTGATGGTCCACAATCTCATCAAGCATGACTGA
- a CDS encoding CocE/NonD family hydrolase encodes MQLPVIIIDRGGPCAAREFTRSRRAPVEAGHGKLRNDARNAAAGQQREQGMKMTELPTGVDMIEERDVMVAMRDGVRLAVDVYRPRAQGKFQVLYACALHNKDMQGPDMSDVLPPQPAYSPLWFGPIEAGDTRRFLAAGYIHVIAQSRGTAKSEGQFLDEQWDHYDLIEWISKQAWCDGNVGMVGISAYAGEQWRAAAQQHPALKAIFPYDACGAYGGMFGFRDFYPGGLLHAFPYLLDVFSTVHEPRGIPGELPPEQEELWKRAMRNPDYKMYANLYNVLTQKGQRTGLMYGALVQPWEEAGAVERSEETFKDIKVPFYTGSGAYAYTYKLHWLGAQHYFQNIKQPRKLLFTGPAHLERPFNAFHDDIIRWYDHWLKGKDNGIMDEPPVRYWVMGANEWRTGADWPLPETRWTKYYLSSWERLTTEAPRPKSETNASAPQPDVFSQMPPTQTMKVERLRYMTDPLPHDLLVAGPISLTFYASIDQSDTNWIVVLKDVGPDVSVRTAREGERFVPSDLPERELTRGWLKASYRALDPVRSKPWEPFHKLTRESIEPIEPGAIVEYQVHILATANEFKAGHRICLDISSMDIPTGTGAMTNVEYQPYHVADSRAVTHKVYRDGAYPSHLLLPVIPKS; translated from the coding sequence GTGCAGTTGCCCGTGATCATAATCGATAGAGGCGGTCCGTGCGCCGCGCGCGAGTTCACCCGATCTCGACGCGCGCCGGTTGAGGCCGGTCATGGAAAATTGCGCAACGACGCGAGAAACGCTGCTGCCGGGCAGCAGCGAGAACAAGGGATGAAAATGACCGAGCTTCCGACAGGCGTCGACATGATCGAGGAACGCGACGTGATGGTTGCGATGCGTGACGGCGTCCGGTTGGCCGTCGACGTCTATCGGCCGCGCGCTCAGGGAAAATTTCAGGTGCTGTATGCCTGCGCACTCCATAACAAGGACATGCAGGGTCCGGATATGTCGGATGTTCTGCCGCCGCAGCCGGCATATTCGCCGCTATGGTTCGGTCCGATCGAGGCCGGCGACACGCGGCGGTTCCTCGCGGCGGGTTATATCCATGTCATCGCGCAATCACGTGGTACCGCAAAGTCGGAGGGCCAGTTTCTCGACGAGCAGTGGGATCATTATGACTTGATTGAGTGGATTTCGAAGCAGGCCTGGTGCGACGGCAATGTCGGGATGGTCGGGATTTCCGCATACGCCGGCGAGCAATGGCGCGCGGCCGCGCAGCAGCATCCGGCCTTGAAGGCCATCTTCCCATACGACGCATGCGGCGCTTACGGTGGAATGTTCGGCTTCCGTGATTTTTATCCCGGAGGGCTGCTTCATGCGTTTCCCTACTTGCTGGACGTATTCAGTACGGTTCACGAACCGCGAGGCATTCCGGGAGAGCTTCCGCCCGAACAGGAAGAACTCTGGAAGCGGGCAATGCGGAATCCCGACTACAAGATGTATGCCAATCTCTACAACGTATTGACCCAAAAGGGGCAGCGTACCGGTCTCATGTATGGCGCGCTGGTGCAGCCGTGGGAGGAGGCCGGGGCAGTCGAGCGGTCGGAGGAAACCTTCAAGGATATAAAGGTGCCGTTCTACACAGGCTCCGGAGCCTATGCCTATACCTACAAGCTGCACTGGCTCGGCGCGCAGCACTACTTCCAGAACATCAAACAGCCGCGCAAGCTGCTATTTACCGGGCCGGCCCATCTCGAACGTCCCTTCAACGCGTTTCACGACGACATCATTCGTTGGTACGACCATTGGCTGAAGGGCAAAGACAACGGCATCATGGATGAGCCGCCGGTCCGGTATTGGGTGATGGGAGCCAATGAATGGCGAACCGGCGCGGACTGGCCGCTCCCGGAGACACGTTGGACCAAATACTATCTGTCGAGCTGGGAACGGCTGACGACGGAGGCTCCGCGCCCGAAGTCTGAAACCAACGCAAGCGCGCCTCAGCCCGACGTCTTCAGCCAGATGCCGCCGACCCAAACGATGAAGGTCGAAAGGCTGCGCTACATGACGGATCCTCTTCCGCATGATCTTCTGGTGGCCGGGCCGATCTCCCTGACGTTCTATGCATCCATCGACCAGTCCGACACAAACTGGATCGTCGTGCTCAAGGACGTCGGTCCCGACGTTTCCGTGCGGACGGCGCGCGAAGGCGAACGATTTGTGCCGAGCGACCTGCCTGAACGGGAGCTGACGCGGGGCTGGCTGAAGGCTTCCTATCGGGCGCTCGATCCGGTGCGGTCTAAACCATGGGAACCGTTCCACAAGCTCACGCGCGAGTCGATCGAGCCTATCGAGCCCGGAGCAATCGTCGAGTACCAGGTCCACATTCTGGCGACGGCCAACGAGTTCAAGGCCGGACACAGAATTTGCCTTGATATCAGCAGTATGGATATCCCAACCGGAACCGGCGCGATGACCAATGTCGAGTATCAGCCCTATCACGTTGCGGACAGCAGGGCGGTGACTCACAAGGTGTATCGCGACGGCGCCTATCCGTCGCACCTTCTCCTGCCGGTTATCCCGAAGTCTTGA
- a CDS encoding GntR family transcriptional regulator, translating to MAAKSKKALLERTGTESLASTAYERLRFDIISGVFPPDAKLLIRQLCDRYEMGLSPIREALNRVSRDGLVEHHDQRGFTVTPVTEADLEDITKARCWANECALRESIANGDQAWEEAVLIAYHRMARLPGPAEQSDAPVDAAWERAHRIFHTSLISACGSKWLIGFCEQLFDAADRYRFLARQQFRGRSQRQNEHRDIMDAVLRRDADQAVQLLLDHFRGTLKYSRMEINRLRGAPEQGSAKPALSRKKRSQDKAPRSQRAAG from the coding sequence GTGGCGGCGAAGTCGAAAAAGGCCTTACTTGAACGGACCGGCACCGAAAGCCTGGCGTCGACTGCCTATGAACGGCTGCGCTTCGACATCATCAGCGGCGTGTTTCCGCCCGACGCAAAACTGCTCATCCGACAGCTCTGCGACCGTTATGAAATGGGCTTGAGCCCGATACGCGAAGCACTGAACAGGGTTTCGCGCGACGGCTTGGTCGAACATCACGACCAGCGCGGCTTCACCGTAACACCGGTCACCGAGGCCGATCTCGAAGACATCACGAAGGCACGCTGCTGGGCAAACGAGTGCGCGTTGCGCGAGTCGATCGCCAATGGCGATCAGGCGTGGGAAGAAGCGGTCTTGATCGCCTATCACCGGATGGCACGTCTGCCCGGGCCAGCCGAACAATCGGATGCCCCGGTGGATGCGGCGTGGGAGCGCGCCCATCGCATATTCCACACCAGCTTGATCAGCGCCTGCGGTTCAAAATGGCTCATTGGCTTCTGCGAACAGCTATTCGATGCCGCCGATCGCTATCGTTTCCTGGCTCGCCAGCAATTTCGCGGCCGCAGCCAGCGGCAAAACGAGCATCGGGATATCATGGACGCAGTGCTTCGCCGGGATGCCGATCAGGCTGTCCAGCTTTTGCTGGATCATTTCCGGGGAACGCTGAAGTACAGCCGCATGGAAATTAATCGTCTCAGGGGCGCACCTGAGCAAGGCTCGGCCAAGCCCGCGCTGAGCCGCAAGAAAAGGTCGCAGGACAAAGCGCCCCGCTCCCAGCGCGCGGCGGGCTAA
- a CDS encoding ABC transporter substrate-binding protein, which produces MALVTRRWNEVGRSVSRAAVRAPALQFREGAGKIELDEAPERRQPTPGGSALTAKRMNRRLQAAFALIVAGGSVLSASVHAQQPGEPVKIGVILALTGAGAGLGIPERNGAVLAEKIINSSGGIDGRPIQLIIEDDGSNPDGAISKANNLIYREKVSALIGSSQTASTVAIGGLSDPLKMPQIAMSGLGPAIERDRKCVLHIAPSQALNARAILEYASSIGARKLGAMYDSGYGTVVYNELRQLSDAYGIAFVATEKFEISATDTTSQAAKIRAAQPDAIVVVGVTGVPIRSLRQLQMKQTIIAANGLASYEAVKSMGDAADNVVFPEFLVGEDPLPHQAEFVRLFHKEYGRFPKILEALGWDAVHVIRSAFKKAGVGAANEKLCEAIRSPFKGDMTNYDFSSDDLNGIKLSNVVFSKLVGGQFTRLSFQAKEQ; this is translated from the coding sequence GTGGCGCTTGTTACCCGGCGCTGGAACGAGGTGGGCCGCAGCGTGTCGCGGGCTGCGGTCAGGGCTCCGGCCCTCCAATTCCGCGAAGGCGCCGGCAAAATCGAATTGGACGAAGCGCCCGAGCGGCGACAACCGACACCAGGGGGAAGTGCGTTGACAGCAAAGAGAATGAACCGTCGCCTTCAAGCCGCGTTTGCGCTCATTGTTGCCGGCGGTAGCGTGCTGAGTGCCTCGGTCCACGCGCAGCAGCCTGGTGAACCTGTCAAGATCGGCGTGATCCTGGCGTTGACCGGGGCCGGCGCCGGGCTCGGCATTCCAGAGCGCAACGGCGCCGTCCTTGCCGAGAAGATCATCAATTCCAGCGGCGGCATCGATGGCCGGCCGATCCAGCTCATCATTGAAGACGATGGATCCAATCCGGACGGGGCAATCAGCAAGGCGAATAACCTGATCTACCGCGAAAAGGTATCTGCGTTGATTGGCTCGAGTCAGACGGCAAGCACGGTTGCGATCGGAGGGCTGTCGGATCCGTTGAAGATGCCCCAGATCGCGATGTCGGGGCTTGGACCGGCGATCGAGCGCGACCGAAAATGCGTGCTGCATATCGCTCCCTCGCAAGCCCTGAACGCGCGGGCGATACTGGAATATGCGAGTTCGATTGGAGCCAGGAAACTCGGAGCGATGTACGACTCCGGCTACGGGACCGTCGTCTACAATGAGCTGCGCCAGCTGTCGGACGCTTACGGAATCGCGTTTGTAGCAACTGAAAAGTTCGAGATTTCGGCCACTGACACGACGTCGCAGGCGGCAAAGATTCGCGCGGCGCAACCCGATGCGATCGTCGTCGTCGGCGTCACCGGGGTTCCGATCCGCAGCCTGCGGCAGCTGCAAATGAAGCAGACCATCATCGCGGCGAATGGCCTGGCCAGCTATGAAGCCGTCAAGAGCATGGGGGATGCGGCAGACAACGTCGTTTTCCCGGAGTTTCTCGTCGGCGAGGACCCTCTGCCGCATCAAGCGGAATTCGTGCGGCTGTTCCATAAGGAATACGGCCGCTTTCCCAAAATTCTCGAAGCGCTTGGATGGGATGCTGTCCACGTTATCCGTTCCGCCTTCAAAAAGGCCGGCGTCGGCGCAGCCAACGAGAAGCTGTGCGAGGCGATCCGAAGTCCCTTCAAGGGCGATATGACGAACTATGATTTCTCCTCCGACGATCTGAACGGCATCAAGCTTTCCAACGTGGTCTTTTCAAAGTTGGTGGGCGGACAGTTCACCCGACTTTCCTTTCAAGCAAAAGAACAATAG
- a CDS encoding branched-chain amino acid ABC transporter permease produces MDIGLVAQSLLAGITNGLTYALIGIGLAAIFKGSRVPNAMQGEFSVVGAIVVVLLLTGYGWPYWLAILCGCLAGAVLGAFIEIAFIRYMIRNAAPEDSYLLLTIGIGLFISAAVLYFFGRESHLLPGFGGDNVYIVLDAVVREHVIWLIAISVLLTIALRQFYRRTSVGLKMMAASIDPEGATSIGIDVALMRTFTFMLGGALGAAAGILITPIIPVDYMIGLQLTLKGFAAAILGGLTNPLGAAIGGLALGIIEAMAIVGGSSSYKDVITFGLLILIMIAMPQGLLGRAGRTGG; encoded by the coding sequence ATGGATATCGGTCTTGTTGCGCAGTCTCTGCTGGCCGGCATCACGAACGGCTTGACCTATGCTCTGATTGGCATTGGCTTGGCCGCGATCTTCAAGGGAAGCCGGGTGCCGAACGCCATGCAGGGCGAGTTCAGCGTCGTCGGCGCTATCGTTGTCGTCCTGCTTCTGACGGGATACGGATGGCCGTACTGGCTTGCCATTCTGTGCGGTTGTCTGGCTGGCGCCGTACTCGGAGCGTTCATCGAGATCGCGTTCATCCGTTACATGATCCGCAATGCGGCGCCGGAGGACAGCTACCTGCTGCTTACGATCGGGATCGGGTTGTTTATCTCCGCTGCCGTTCTGTATTTCTTCGGGCGTGAGAGTCATCTCCTGCCCGGATTCGGCGGCGACAACGTCTACATCGTCCTGGATGCAGTGGTGCGCGAGCACGTGATCTGGCTCATCGCGATCAGTGTCCTGCTTACCATTGCGCTGCGACAATTCTATCGTCGCACCTCGGTTGGGTTGAAGATGATGGCCGCCTCGATCGACCCCGAAGGAGCAACCAGTATCGGTATCGACGTGGCGCTGATGCGCACGTTCACCTTCATGCTGGGTGGCGCTCTCGGTGCGGCGGCGGGTATTCTGATCACCCCGATCATTCCGGTCGATTATATGATCGGCCTGCAGCTGACATTGAAGGGCTTCGCCGCAGCCATTCTCGGCGGCCTAACGAACCCGCTCGGCGCCGCCATCGGCGGGCTGGCTCTCGGGATCATCGAAGCTATGGCGATCGTAGGGGGGTCCTCGAGCTACAAGGACGTGATCACCTTTGGTTTGCTTATCCTGATCATGATCGCAATGCCGCAGGGTCTGCTGGGGCGCGCGGGCCGGACCGGCGGGTGA
- a CDS encoding branched-chain amino acid ABC transporter permease translates to MKAARFLPVLVAIVICVALPPCLPRYVVDLLVFAGIYTIAGLGVGLLLGQCGIANLGQIVFYAIGAYATAYLTVYVHAPAAVGFFVGIAISAVLALTIGWPILRLSGYFLALATLAMGIIANALFFEWDWLTGGTLGIGGIPKLQLFGFVLDTPLRFYYLVLAVAVICMLLAQNLIRSRTGLTLRAMRDSQDAAISLAVNPRWLRTRVFILSAVLGSVAGSLFAHYGGFANVQSFGIEKTINFLLIPVLGGATSLLGVVVGALFIAFMPELLSQFGGVHQILFGAALVGVVVLMPAGLTGALAGAWRRGVDRAGAKP, encoded by the coding sequence ATGAAGGCTGCGCGCTTCTTACCGGTTCTTGTGGCAATCGTGATTTGTGTCGCATTGCCTCCTTGTCTGCCACGTTACGTCGTCGATCTGCTCGTTTTTGCCGGGATCTACACAATTGCCGGTCTCGGAGTAGGATTGCTGCTGGGACAGTGCGGCATCGCCAATCTCGGTCAAATCGTATTTTACGCCATCGGCGCCTACGCGACCGCCTATCTTACCGTCTATGTTCACGCGCCGGCGGCGGTCGGATTTTTCGTCGGGATAGCGATCTCCGCCGTGCTGGCACTGACGATAGGCTGGCCGATACTTCGTCTCAGCGGTTATTTCCTGGCACTGGCGACTCTCGCGATGGGGATTATCGCGAATGCCCTGTTTTTCGAATGGGATTGGCTAACCGGCGGAACGCTGGGGATCGGCGGCATTCCAAAGCTGCAACTGTTCGGATTCGTGCTGGATACACCCTTGCGCTTCTACTATCTGGTGCTCGCCGTAGCCGTGATCTGCATGCTGCTCGCGCAGAATCTCATTCGCAGCAGGACTGGACTGACGCTCCGGGCCATGCGGGATTCGCAGGATGCGGCCATCAGTCTGGCGGTAAATCCGCGCTGGTTGCGGACACGCGTCTTCATCCTCAGCGCCGTACTGGGGAGTGTTGCCGGCAGCCTGTTTGCGCACTATGGCGGGTTCGCCAACGTGCAGAGTTTCGGCATTGAGAAGACTATCAATTTTCTGTTGATCCCGGTGCTGGGCGGCGCGACGTCGCTGCTCGGTGTGGTCGTCGGCGCGCTATTCATCGCCTTCATGCCCGAGTTGCTCAGTCAATTCGGCGGCGTCCATCAGATTCTCTTCGGTGCCGCTTTGGTCGGAGTGGTCGTTCTGATGCCCGCCGGTTTGACGGGAGCCCTCGCCGGGGCCTGGCGTCGCGGCGTCGACAGGGCCGGGGCCAAGCCATGA
- a CDS encoding ABC transporter ATP-binding protein, giving the protein MSGDAEILSVRGVGHSFGGFSVLKNVNFSVPHGSIVGLIGPNGSGKTTLFNVISGYIRHQHGLVAYDGRDIRTESTQARSIAGLVRTFQTPKVFEQMTVLENIMAGACKLTRSGVIEDLLRLPRSRADMRRISALAEEVCLKFGMEKLRHDLALRLPAGQRRVLEIARAVVGRPRLLMLDEPSSGLNTNEIALLRRWIEQLRGEGIAILLVSHDMELMTVADRVHVLYFGEIIASGGMDEIQKNTQVREVYLGA; this is encoded by the coding sequence ATGAGCGGCGATGCGGAGATTCTCAGTGTGCGCGGCGTCGGGCATAGCTTCGGCGGCTTTTCGGTCTTGAAGAATGTCAACTTTTCGGTGCCGCACGGATCAATCGTCGGACTGATCGGCCCCAATGGTTCGGGCAAGACAACGCTGTTCAATGTCATCAGCGGCTATATCCGGCACCAGCATGGCCTGGTGGCTTACGACGGCCGGGACATACGGACCGAGTCGACCCAGGCGCGCAGCATTGCCGGTCTGGTCCGCACGTTCCAGACGCCGAAAGTCTTCGAGCAGATGACGGTGTTGGAAAATATCATGGCGGGCGCTTGCAAGCTGACCCGAAGCGGCGTCATCGAAGATCTTCTCCGCCTGCCGCGCTCGCGCGCTGATATGCGCCGGATATCGGCGCTCGCCGAGGAAGTGTGCCTGAAGTTCGGGATGGAGAAGCTGCGGCACGATCTGGCTTTGCGACTTCCCGCCGGGCAGCGACGGGTGTTGGAAATAGCCCGCGCGGTCGTCGGGCGTCCGCGGCTGTTGATGTTGGATGAGCCGTCATCCGGTCTCAACACGAATGAAATTGCATTGCTGCGGCGCTGGATCGAGCAACTCAGGGGCGAGGGGATCGCAATTCTCCTGGTGTCTCATGACATGGAGCTCATGACCGTGGCGGATCGCGTGCACGTTCTCTACTTTGGCGAGATCATCGCCAGTGGAGGGATGGACGAGATCCAGAAGAATACGCAAGTACGCGAAGTTTACCTCGGAGCTTGA
- a CDS encoding ABC transporter ATP-binding protein produces MLTIKQLTAGYGQLAVLHDVSMHVGQGEAVAIVGANGAGKTTLVNAICGLGPVTQGRIIKDAVDLTSDAAHRRARHGIAVVLESRRLFGEMTVQENLRLAEEHGQAHRSAHLRFTWQRICDLFPLIAERRRTRVELLSGGQQQMVAIARALLLQPDLLILDEPSTGLAPKIVKDILHVLRSLRSEGMGLLLIEQNVSVAVEITDRAYVMALGRIVHESAGAEWQAFLNDERLAAAYLGTASAVQ; encoded by the coding sequence GTGCTGACGATCAAGCAATTGACGGCGGGGTACGGGCAGTTGGCAGTTCTGCATGACGTGTCCATGCATGTAGGCCAGGGCGAAGCGGTCGCTATCGTCGGCGCCAATGGAGCGGGGAAGACAACCCTGGTCAATGCAATCTGTGGACTTGGCCCGGTCACGCAAGGCCGGATCATCAAGGACGCAGTAGACCTGACATCGGACGCCGCGCACCGTCGTGCGCGGCACGGCATAGCGGTCGTGCTCGAAAGCCGTCGACTGTTCGGTGAAATGACCGTGCAGGAGAACTTGCGGCTGGCGGAGGAGCACGGGCAAGCTCACCGTTCCGCCCATCTGCGGTTCACATGGCAGCGAATCTGCGATCTGTTCCCGCTGATCGCGGAGCGGAGACGGACGCGCGTTGAACTGCTCAGCGGCGGCCAGCAGCAGATGGTGGCAATTGCGCGAGCCCTGTTGCTGCAGCCTGATCTACTGATCCTTGACGAGCCCTCGACGGGCTTGGCGCCCAAGATCGTAAAGGACATCCTCCATGTGCTGCGCAGCCTGCGGTCGGAGGGAATGGGCCTTCTCCTCATCGAGCAGAACGTCAGCGTGGCGGTAGAGATCACCGATCGGGCCTACGTGATGGCCCTGGGGCGCATCGTCCATGAATCTGCCGGTGCAGAATGGCAGGCGTTTCTGAACGACGAACGCTTGGCAGCAGCCTATCTGGGCACAGCATCTGCAGTTCAGTAA